In Sphingobacterium sp. PCS056, the following proteins share a genomic window:
- a CDS encoding alpha-glucuronidase — protein MMKVIILLLLFIFPYSIVRAEDGSKLWLRYVSVSKDVANNRSISVHSKDPIVLLAKQELVNFWGKQSIELAVDRKSTYLKDGFKITGNLNRIKVVAPEPVGLLYAAYHLLQLQATNQPVSNLNVEEIPSFDIRILNHWDNLDRTVERGYAGYSLWKWDELPGVISPRYEEYARANASIGINAVVINNVNASPQILSSEYLIKLKGLADIFRRYGIKVYLSVNFSSPKILEGTKDSDPLNPEVILWWKNKVKEIYQVIPDFGGFLVKANSEGQPGPQDYGRTHADGANMLADAVKAYHGVIMWRAFVYNPSSEDRAKQAYQEFVPLDGAFRDNVIIQIKNGPIDFQPREPFNPLFGALRKSNEMVEFQITQEYLGFANHLAYLAPLFKETLDSDTYADGKGSTVAKLTDGTLRPARKTAIAAVANIGEDRNWTGHHFGQANWFAFGRLAWNHELSSEQIAEEWIGMTFSTDKKFIDPVKKMMMGSRETVVNYMMPLGLHHIFAFDHHYGPEPWGDQEGGRPDWMPWYYHNADTVGLGFDRTSNGSNAISQYRPPIQEVFGDIQLCPDQYLLWFHHVPWSYTMKSGRSMWDELCYKYNAGVQQVRTMQQAWDRLEGQVDQQRFVEVQSKLKIQSRDAVWWKDACLLYFQTFSKKPIPYDLERPVHELEDLKKIKLMIKHHN, from the coding sequence ATGATGAAAGTCATTATATTGCTTTTACTCTTTATTTTTCCTTACTCTATTGTTCGCGCAGAGGATGGAAGTAAGCTTTGGCTTCGATATGTTTCTGTTTCTAAAGATGTTGCTAATAATCGTTCGATAAGCGTTCATTCGAAGGATCCGATTGTTCTATTAGCAAAGCAAGAATTAGTTAACTTTTGGGGGAAACAGTCTATTGAATTAGCGGTGGATCGAAAATCAACGTATTTAAAAGATGGATTTAAAATAACGGGCAATTTAAATCGGATAAAAGTGGTTGCACCTGAGCCTGTAGGGCTGTTATATGCGGCTTATCATTTGTTGCAGCTTCAGGCTACCAATCAACCTGTTTCCAATTTAAATGTAGAAGAAATACCCTCATTTGATATCCGGATTCTTAATCATTGGGATAATCTGGATCGCACCGTTGAACGTGGTTATGCAGGATATTCGTTGTGGAAATGGGACGAATTGCCAGGTGTCATATCTCCTCGATATGAGGAGTATGCACGAGCTAATGCTTCTATTGGTATCAATGCTGTAGTTATTAATAATGTAAATGCTTCTCCTCAAATTTTGAGTTCGGAATATTTGATTAAATTAAAAGGTCTGGCTGATATCTTTAGAAGATATGGCATCAAAGTTTATCTATCTGTTAACTTTTCTTCTCCAAAAATATTAGAGGGTACGAAAGACTCAGATCCGCTTAATCCTGAGGTCATTTTATGGTGGAAGAATAAGGTGAAAGAGATTTATCAGGTAATTCCTGACTTTGGTGGCTTTTTGGTGAAAGCTAATTCTGAAGGGCAGCCAGGACCCCAAGACTATGGGCGTACACACGCAGATGGGGCAAATATGCTTGCAGATGCCGTAAAAGCATACCATGGCGTGATTATGTGGAGAGCTTTTGTTTATAATCCTTCTTCTGAAGATCGAGCCAAACAGGCCTATCAAGAATTTGTACCTCTCGATGGTGCATTCAGAGATAATGTGATCATTCAAATCAAAAATGGGCCGATCGATTTTCAACCTCGTGAACCCTTTAATCCACTCTTCGGTGCACTTCGGAAAAGTAATGAGATGGTCGAATTTCAGATCACTCAAGAATATCTGGGGTTTGCGAACCACTTAGCCTATCTAGCACCACTATTCAAAGAGACACTGGATAGTGATACTTATGCCGATGGAAAGGGGAGTACAGTCGCAAAATTGACAGATGGTACATTAAGACCAGCACGGAAAACAGCGATTGCTGCAGTGGCTAATATTGGTGAAGATCGTAATTGGACAGGTCACCACTTTGGGCAGGCAAATTGGTTTGCGTTCGGAAGGCTGGCTTGGAATCATGAGCTATCTTCTGAACAAATTGCCGAGGAATGGATTGGCATGACTTTTTCGACGGATAAAAAGTTTATTGACCCTGTGAAGAAAATGATGATGGGTTCGCGAGAAACGGTGGTTAACTATATGATGCCTTTGGGGCTACATCATATATTTGCCTTTGACCATCACTATGGTCCTGAACCTTGGGGTGATCAGGAAGGAGGTCGTCCAGACTGGATGCCTTGGTATTATCATAATGCAGATACTGTAGGGTTGGGATTTGATCGCACTTCTAATGGCAGTAATGCTATATCTCAGTACCGTCCACCTATTCAAGAGGTTTTTGGAGATATCCAATTATGTCCAGATCAGTATTTACTTTGGTTTCACCATGTGCCATGGAGCTATACCATGAAAAGTGGACGTTCCATGTGGGATGAATTGTGTTACAAATATAATGCTGGGGTGCAACAGGTACGTACCATGCAACAGGCTTGGGATAGATTGGAGGGGCAAGTTGACCAGCAGCGATTTGTTGAGGTACAATCGAAGTTGAAGATTCAATCTAGGGATGCGGTATGGTGGAAAGATGCCTGCCTTCTTTATTTCCAAACATTTTCAAAAAAGCCTATTCCATATGATCTCGAAAGACCTGTTCATGAACTGGAAGATCTCAAAAAAATAAAGTTAATGATCAAACATCATAATTAA
- a CDS encoding glycoside hydrolase family 43 protein: MKKTKIVLGILASCVSTALYAQNPIIQTHFTPDPAPMIYQDRVYLYTGDDLPGYDFYYMTKWRVYSSADMVNWTDHGVPISLESFSWARDRGWAAQCVERDGKFYWYICAQTINNDMAIGVAVSDSPTGPFKDALGKPLITTGSWSNIDPTAYVDDDGQAYLYWGNAHLYYVKLNKDMISYAGDITEVPQSVASFGGLRKPGRSDEALKKGEEYEDVFVEGPWFYKRNKKYYLMYAGMTKGVECLSYSTSSTPVGPWQYQGKIMTGQPTNSFTNHGGVIDFKGNSYLFYHTGLLPGGGSYGRSTAVEAFNYNKDGSIPNIAMSKEGVKPVGTVDPYKKNEAEMMAWSEKCTTAENEETGVYVTQIRTGGYIKVRAVDFGDGGAESFSARLAAGLDGGILEVRLDSVAGTQVAAVQVPRTGGWNTWQTFHVPLSQSALGIRDVYFVFKGQNITAGRELFNFDHWVFHEKQ, encoded by the coding sequence ATGAAGAAAACAAAAATTGTATTGGGCATTTTAGCTTCTTGTGTGAGTACAGCTTTATATGCTCAGAATCCAATTATTCAAACTCATTTTACACCCGATCCTGCTCCTATGATTTATCAGGATAGGGTGTACTTGTATACGGGAGATGATCTACCGGGATATGACTTTTATTATATGACTAAATGGAGAGTGTACTCCTCTGCTGATATGGTCAATTGGACTGATCATGGTGTTCCGATTTCGCTAGAGTCTTTTAGTTGGGCACGGGATCGTGGTTGGGCAGCACAATGTGTGGAGCGGGATGGTAAATTTTACTGGTATATCTGTGCACAGACAATAAATAATGATATGGCTATTGGTGTTGCGGTTTCCGATAGTCCAACTGGGCCTTTTAAAGATGCATTGGGCAAGCCGTTGATTACCACTGGAAGCTGGTCTAATATTGATCCTACTGCTTATGTCGATGATGACGGTCAGGCTTATCTTTATTGGGGCAATGCCCATCTTTATTATGTCAAGCTCAATAAGGATATGATTTCGTACGCCGGAGATATCACAGAGGTTCCGCAATCTGTTGCATCTTTTGGTGGACTCCGAAAACCGGGAAGAAGTGATGAGGCTTTAAAAAAGGGAGAGGAGTATGAGGATGTGTTTGTGGAGGGACCATGGTTTTATAAACGAAACAAAAAATACTATTTGATGTACGCCGGAATGACAAAGGGTGTCGAATGTTTGTCTTATTCTACGAGCAGTACACCTGTAGGGCCTTGGCAATATCAAGGAAAGATCATGACGGGACAGCCTACAAATAGTTTTACCAATCACGGAGGAGTCATTGACTTTAAAGGCAACTCCTATTTATTTTATCATACGGGTTTATTGCCTGGTGGTGGAAGTTATGGTCGATCTACGGCTGTGGAAGCATTCAACTATAACAAAGATGGTAGTATTCCTAATATTGCCATGAGTAAGGAGGGCGTAAAACCTGTAGGTACTGTCGATCCATACAAAAAAAATGAAGCCGAGATGATGGCCTGGTCCGAAAAATGTACGACAGCAGAAAATGAAGAGACTGGTGTATATGTCACTCAGATCCGCACGGGTGGATATATCAAGGTTCGAGCGGTAGATTTTGGCGATGGTGGTGCTGAATCATTTTCAGCTCGGTTGGCGGCAGGGCTCGATGGTGGAATTTTAGAAGTACGTTTGGATAGCGTGGCTGGTACTCAAGTGGCTGCTGTCCAAGTTCCCCGTACGGGCGGATGGAATACATGGCAAACCTTTCATGTTCCTCTATCGCAATCTGCTTTAGGGATTCGTGATGTATATTTTGTATTTAAAGGACAAAATATTACAGCAGGTCGTGAACTGTTCAATTTTGATCACTGGGTATTTCACGAAAAGCAATAG
- a CDS encoding family 43 glycosylhydrolase, with protein sequence MKVHFKGMRILCHVVWVWVLFINPIYGQQIDHQARNPIIFSDVPDLSMIRVGETYYMSSTTMHMNPGLPLMKSKDLVNWEMIGYGHHALADMDELNLDDGKNTYGRGSWASSLRYHNGTYYVSTFAQTTGKTYIYSTQNIEKGPWKRTEFKPALHDHSLFFEGDQIYMVWGGRSNQYH encoded by the coding sequence ATGAAAGTTCATTTTAAAGGTATGCGCATATTATGTCATGTGGTATGGGTCTGGGTGTTATTCATAAATCCAATTTATGGACAACAGATCGATCATCAGGCGCGTAATCCTATTATTTTTTCCGATGTACCGGATCTCTCCATGATACGAGTAGGTGAGACTTACTACATGAGCAGTACGACCATGCACATGAACCCCGGTTTACCGCTGATGAAGTCGAAAGATTTAGTGAATTGGGAAATGATCGGATACGGGCATCATGCTCTGGCGGATATGGACGAACTGAATCTCGATGATGGGAAAAATACATACGGTCGGGGATCATGGGCAAGTAGCTTACGCTATCATAATGGGACCTACTACGTCAGTACATTTGCACAAACAACGGGTAAGACGTATATCTATTCCACTCAAAATATCGAGAAGGGACCTTGGAAGCGCACAGAGTTTAAGCCTGCTTTGCACGATCATAGTTTATTTTTTGAAGGAGATCAGATTTATATGGTATGGGGGGGGCGGTCAAATCAATATCATTGA
- a CDS encoding glycoside hydrolase family 43 protein — MNKGRYLAPHDFMADPSAHVFEDKIYIYPSHDWESGILENDNGDHFNMRDYHVFSMDDIDGEVVDHGKVLEVGDIPWGGRQLWDSDVAHKNGQYYLYFSLKDKTDIFRLGVAVSKTPYGPFIPQEHPILGSYSIDPCAFEDDDGTHYIYFGGIWGGQLQYYRDNKINYPMDLPHWHESALCPKIAKLSDDMLQFGEEPKDVLIVDQEGNPLKQGDLDRRFFEASWMHKYGDKYYFSYSTGDTHLLCYAIGDNPYGPFTYQGVILTPVVGWTTHHSILKFKGKWYLFHHDCVPSGGKTWLRSMKVVELEYDEHGLIKTIEGQ; from the coding sequence ATGAATAAGGGAAGATATTTAGCGCCACATGATTTTATGGCAGATCCGTCGGCTCATGTTTTTGAGGATAAAATTTATATTTATCCTTCTCATGATTGGGAAAGCGGAATTTTAGAAAATGATAATGGTGATCATTTTAATATGAGGGATTACCATGTTTTCTCCATGGATGATATCGATGGAGAGGTCGTGGATCATGGCAAAGTATTGGAAGTGGGCGATATTCCATGGGGTGGTAGACAGCTGTGGGATTCGGATGTAGCACACAAAAATGGTCAGTATTATCTTTATTTCTCTTTAAAGGATAAGACCGATATTTTTAGGTTAGGTGTAGCCGTAAGTAAGACGCCATATGGTCCTTTTATCCCACAAGAGCACCCGATTTTGGGTAGTTACAGTATTGATCCCTGTGCTTTCGAAGATGATGATGGAACGCATTATATTTACTTTGGAGGTATATGGGGTGGACAATTACAATATTATAGGGACAATAAAATCAATTATCCAATGGATTTGCCTCATTGGCATGAATCAGCTCTATGTCCAAAAATAGCCAAATTGTCGGATGATATGTTGCAGTTTGGGGAGGAACCAAAGGATGTTCTTATTGTAGATCAAGAGGGTAACCCGCTCAAGCAAGGTGATCTGGATCGTCGTTTTTTTGAGGCTTCTTGGATGCATAAATATGGCGATAAATATTATTTTTCATACTCTACCGGCGATACGCATTTATTGTGTTATGCTATCGGGGACAATCCATATGGTCCTTTTACTTATCAAGGCGTTATTTTGACACCAGTTGTAGGTTGGACGACGCATCATAGTATTTTAAAGTTTAAGGGTAAATGGTATTTATTTCATCATGACTGTGTTCCATCGGGTGGTAAAACATGGTTACGAAGTATGAAAGTAGTGGAACTAGAGTATGATGAACATGGGCTGATCAAGACTATTGAAGGACAATAA
- a CDS encoding glycoside hydrolase — protein MKEIRFIWYGGGGQINIIELLPDLSGVKPETQRVLIENATLPTTPLGKQGGLPAEGSQLFKVNGKYYLFNISWPPGGMRSVIVHRADQLHGPYEGRVVLQDKGVAQGGLIDQPNGKWYAYLFQDYGAVGRIPYLVPVQWIDDWPVLGIDGQVPDVLDLPASKGLIPHLVNSDDFDRKGGEPALPLVWQWNHNPVADLWSVSARKGHLRLKTGRVDQQFLQARNTLTQRTFGPTCTGSTAIDIANMKDGDFAGLSLLQKNYGLVGVRMDGGKHFLVMVNAMTGAEEEVAHIPLHQKKVYLKANCDFTNKKDMATFFYSLNGKEWVPIGPQFKMSYTIPHFMGYRFGLFYYATKTVGGFVDFDYFHISP, from the coding sequence TTGAAGGAGATCAGATTTATATGGTATGGGGGGGGCGGTCAAATCAATATCATTGAATTGCTGCCTGATCTTTCGGGAGTGAAGCCGGAGACCCAACGTGTCTTGATTGAAAATGCCACTTTACCAACCACACCACTAGGCAAACAAGGGGGGCTTCCTGCTGAAGGCTCCCAATTGTTTAAAGTGAATGGGAAATATTATCTATTTAATATTTCCTGGCCTCCGGGCGGAATGCGGTCGGTGATCGTGCACCGTGCTGATCAACTTCATGGACCATATGAAGGACGTGTGGTGTTGCAAGATAAAGGGGTAGCACAAGGTGGATTGATTGATCAACCAAATGGTAAGTGGTATGCTTATCTCTTTCAGGATTATGGTGCCGTTGGGCGCATCCCGTATTTAGTACCTGTCCAATGGATCGATGACTGGCCGGTATTGGGTATTGATGGTCAAGTCCCGGATGTGCTGGATCTTCCTGCTAGTAAAGGATTGATTCCTCATCTGGTTAACTCGGATGATTTTGATCGTAAAGGTGGAGAACCTGCTTTACCACTGGTGTGGCAGTGGAACCATAATCCTGTGGCGGATCTTTGGTCCGTAAGTGCTAGAAAGGGACATTTGAGGTTGAAGACTGGGCGAGTAGATCAACAATTTTTACAGGCTAGAAACACATTGACACAGCGCACCTTTGGTCCAACATGCACAGGATCTACAGCTATAGATATTGCTAATATGAAGGACGGGGATTTTGCAGGTTTATCTTTATTGCAGAAAAACTATGGTTTGGTCGGTGTCCGTATGGACGGAGGAAAACATTTTTTAGTGATGGTCAATGCGATGACGGGAGCGGAAGAAGAGGTGGCCCATATTCCTTTACACCAAAAGAAAGTTTATTTAAAAGCCAACTGTGATTTTACCAACAAAAAGGATATGGCTACTTTTTTCTATAGCCTTAATGGAAAAGAGTGGGTTCCAATAGGTCCGCAGTTTAAAATGTCCTATACGATACCGCATTTTATGGGATATCGATTTGGCTTATTTTATTATGCGACCAAAACTGTCGGTGGATTTGTTGATTTTGATTATTTCCATATTAGTCCCTAA
- a CDS encoding MFS transporter encodes MKTQTIGEQKGFYKLSQLQRIGFGSGDLAQNLIYQTVSMYLLIFYTNVFGISAAAAGIMFLVVRIVDVIWDPIVGAFVDKRNPRMGKYRSYLILGGIPLTGLAILCFWNGFSGSLVYAYITYVGLSMIYTLINVPYGALNASLTRDTDEVTKLTSTRMFMANMGGLAVGYGVPIMVQYFSPDGKINSQESAEAWFITMTIYAIVGLFLLIFCYTQTQERVVMDEKETENVKVSDLWTEFKHNGPLRVLAFFFITAFAMMAIGNSAGSYYMIYNVQAPEMLPYFMALGSIPAFIFMPLVPAIKRAIGKKRMFYVFLTIAVLGMVMLYSISVVPALKTQVWLVLVAQFIKSTGVIVATGYMWALVPEVISYGEHATGKRISGIVNALTGIFYKAGMALGGVVPGLVLAYVGFDKDNTVSQSAYAEQGILWLVAIIPAILLIGAMFIISKYELDDAVIDKINHEIESRHKN; translated from the coding sequence ATGAAAACGCAAACGATAGGCGAACAAAAAGGTTTCTATAAGCTTTCGCAATTGCAACGAATAGGGTTTGGATCTGGTGATTTGGCGCAAAACCTCATCTATCAGACTGTGTCGATGTATCTGCTTATTTTTTATACCAATGTATTTGGTATATCTGCTGCTGCGGCAGGAATTATGTTTTTAGTCGTGCGGATCGTTGACGTGATCTGGGATCCCATTGTGGGCGCTTTTGTAGATAAGAGAAATCCAAGAATGGGTAAATACCGATCCTATTTAATCTTGGGCGGGATTCCTTTGACCGGTCTGGCTATTCTCTGTTTTTGGAATGGATTTTCAGGTTCATTGGTCTATGCCTATATCACCTATGTTGGTCTATCGATGATTTATACTTTAATTAATGTTCCGTATGGTGCATTAAATGCCTCCTTGACTCGTGACACAGATGAGGTTACCAAGCTTACTTCAACGCGTATGTTTATGGCGAATATGGGGGGACTGGCTGTTGGTTATGGGGTACCGATCATGGTGCAATATTTTTCTCCTGATGGAAAGATTAATTCGCAGGAATCTGCTGAAGCGTGGTTTATTACGATGACGATCTATGCTATTGTTGGTTTGTTTTTACTGATATTCTGTTATACGCAAACTCAGGAGCGTGTTGTTATGGATGAAAAAGAGACCGAGAATGTAAAAGTTTCTGATTTATGGACTGAATTTAAGCATAATGGACCGTTGCGGGTGTTAGCTTTTTTCTTTATCACGGCATTTGCCATGATGGCAATAGGTAATTCAGCAGGGTCATATTATATGATTTATAATGTTCAAGCTCCAGAAATGCTTCCCTATTTTATGGCATTGGGGTCTATTCCGGCTTTTATTTTTATGCCTCTTGTACCTGCTATTAAACGTGCGATCGGTAAAAAACGCATGTTTTATGTGTTTTTAACTATTGCAGTATTAGGAATGGTCATGTTGTATAGTATTTCAGTTGTCCCAGCGCTAAAGACACAGGTGTGGTTGGTGTTAGTGGCACAATTTATCAAATCTACGGGAGTAATCGTTGCGACCGGATATATGTGGGCATTGGTTCCGGAGGTGATCTCCTACGGTGAACACGCGACTGGAAAACGCATATCTGGCATCGTGAATGCCTTAACGGGTATTTTCTATAAAGCGGGAATGGCTTTAGGTGGTGTTGTACCGGGACTTGTATTAGCTTATGTCGGTTTTGACAAAGATAATACCGTGTCGCAATCTGCATATGCCGAGCAAGGTATCCTTTGGCTGGTGGCAATTATCCCTGCCATTTTATTAATAGGCGCCATGTTTATCATCTCCAAATATGAATTGGATGATGCTGTTATTGACAAAATAAATCATGAAATAGAATCTAGACATAAGAATTAA
- a CDS encoding glycoside hydrolase family 43 protein has product MQIIKQIRNKTVAVCYVLTIVIFSSCQAMRTDDGKGLLKRQEGSPLFSNFNYTGNDQVYSENPIIPGKFYSTILQGCYPDPSITRKGDDYYLIASSFVMFPGVPIFHSKDMVNWKQIGHVLNRESQLQVGTAGISEGVYAPDIMYNPNNDTFYMITTQFASGIGNMVVKTKDPKENNWSDPIKLKFEGIDPALFFDDNGKAYVVHNDAPDAGKELYKGHRVIKIWEYDVEKDQVVAGTSKIIVDGGVDLSKKPIWIEAPHIYKKNGQYYLMCAEGGTGGNHSEVIFSSDHPMGPYIPAKNNPILSQRHLAADRPNKVDWAGHADLVQTADGEWYGVFLAVRPNEKGRVNTGRETFVLPVDWSGKWPVFEGGMEPLKALVRSPKGSINSEDRSGYFPNGNFTFRDKLNGKVLDERWIALRGPREKFLVNETNGLAIIPFDIHIKEKKPISALFYRQQHLSFTSEVEMDYIPGSEKDLAGITCLQSEKFNYVFGVTKSNHEYYIQLERSENGVTQVLAKQKLSKLGKMKLRVSASGDDYTFSYALAGHDYQNLGGTVSGDILSTDVAGGFTGAMIGLYATSAHSINPVK; this is encoded by the coding sequence ATGCAAATAATAAAACAGATAAGAAATAAAACGGTAGCAGTATGTTATGTACTGACGATCGTTATATTTTCATCATGCCAAGCGATGCGGACTGATGATGGAAAAGGTCTTCTTAAAAGGCAAGAGGGATCGCCTTTATTTAGTAATTTCAACTATACAGGTAATGATCAGGTTTACAGTGAAAATCCAATTATTCCGGGAAAATTTTATAGTACTATTTTGCAAGGATGTTATCCTGATCCTAGCATAACACGGAAAGGTGACGATTACTACTTAATAGCTTCTTCTTTTGTGATGTTTCCCGGTGTTCCCATTTTTCACTCTAAGGATATGGTAAATTGGAAACAGATAGGCCATGTTCTGAACCGGGAGTCTCAGCTACAAGTGGGCACTGCCGGTATCAGTGAAGGTGTCTATGCTCCTGATATCATGTATAATCCTAATAATGATACCTTTTATATGATCACTACGCAGTTTGCTTCGGGTATTGGTAATATGGTTGTTAAAACAAAAGATCCTAAGGAGAACAATTGGTCAGATCCGATAAAATTAAAATTTGAAGGAATTGACCCTGCTTTATTTTTTGATGATAATGGTAAAGCGTATGTAGTCCATAATGATGCTCCTGATGCAGGAAAAGAATTGTATAAAGGTCATCGGGTGATCAAAATCTGGGAGTATGATGTGGAAAAGGATCAGGTAGTAGCTGGTACGAGTAAAATTATCGTTGATGGGGGAGTAGACCTTTCTAAGAAACCGATCTGGATTGAAGCTCCACATATTTACAAGAAAAATGGACAATATTATTTGATGTGTGCAGAAGGTGGTACTGGAGGAAATCACAGTGAGGTTATTTTTTCTAGTGATCATCCTATGGGACCTTATATTCCTGCAAAAAATAATCCAATTCTCTCACAGCGTCATCTCGCTGCCGATAGACCCAATAAAGTTGATTGGGCAGGTCATGCAGATTTAGTGCAAACTGCTGACGGGGAATGGTATGGCGTATTTTTAGCGGTTAGACCTAATGAAAAAGGTCGTGTCAACACTGGTCGGGAGACATTTGTTTTACCTGTTGATTGGTCGGGTAAATGGCCCGTTTTTGAGGGGGGGATGGAGCCTTTAAAGGCATTGGTGCGTTCTCCCAAGGGGAGTATCAATAGCGAAGATCGATCAGGCTATTTTCCTAATGGTAATTTTACTTTTAGGGATAAATTAAATGGAAAAGTATTGGATGAGCGCTGGATTGCACTGCGTGGACCTCGTGAAAAGTTTTTGGTAAATGAAACGAATGGATTGGCCATTATACCTTTTGATATTCATATTAAAGAAAAAAAACCGATTTCCGCTTTATTTTATAGGCAACAACATCTATCATTTACATCTGAGGTAGAAATGGATTATATTCCTGGTTCTGAAAAGGATCTTGCTGGCATAACTTGCCTACAGAGTGAAAAATTCAATTATGTATTTGGTGTTACAAAATCAAATCATGAATACTACATACAACTCGAACGTAGTGAAAATGGTGTGACACAAGTACTGGCTAAGCAAAAACTAAGTAAATTGGGTAAAATGAAATTGCGTGTTAGCGCATCAGGTGATGACTATACATTTTCATATGCTTTAGCGGGTCATGATTATCAGAATCTAGGTGGAACTGTATCGGGAGATATTCTTTCTACAGATGTCGCAGGTGGTTTCACTGGGGCTATGATCGGTCTTTATGCAACCTCTGCTCATTCGATTAACCCAGTTAAGTAA
- a CDS encoding endo-1,4-beta-xylanase produces MKIAKIFLLTGMATLSLACSSTKSQQMQVDSTYNNQVVLKNAFKGKFYIGTALNLDQIWGRNNAALAVVKEQFSAIVAENCMKSMYMQPREGEFNFKDSDRFVEFGEKNAMHITGHTLIWHSQAPNWFFVDKNGKQVSREVLIERMRNHIHTVVGRYKGRIHGWDVVNEAVLDNGELRKSKFYEIIGEDFIRLAFQFAQEADPNAELYYNDYSTAIPAKRDGIVKLVKNVLDSGGRVDAIGMQEHHGLDNPAIAEVEKTIIDFASLGTKVMVTEMDISVLPHARPHMGAEISETYQYKNELNPYVDSLPTAISAALANRYEEFFGLYLKHDDKITRVTVWGVGDGDSWKNGWPIPGRTDYPLLFDRQYKPKAFIKDIVELAKQK; encoded by the coding sequence ATGAAGATAGCAAAGATATTTTTGTTAACGGGCATGGCTACATTAAGTTTAGCATGTAGTTCAACTAAATCACAGCAGATGCAGGTTGACAGTACTTATAATAACCAAGTCGTACTTAAGAACGCTTTTAAGGGTAAATTTTATATCGGTACGGCGTTAAATCTGGATCAGATATGGGGACGCAATAATGCTGCTCTTGCTGTTGTTAAAGAACAATTTAGTGCGATCGTTGCCGAGAATTGTATGAAAAGCATGTATATGCAACCGCGCGAAGGTGAGTTTAACTTTAAAGATTCAGATCGTTTTGTTGAATTTGGAGAAAAAAATGCTATGCATATTACTGGACATACCCTTATTTGGCATTCACAAGCACCCAATTGGTTTTTTGTGGATAAGAACGGGAAACAGGTTTCGCGCGAGGTCTTGATTGAAAGAATGCGCAATCATATCCATACGGTTGTTGGTCGATATAAAGGGCGTATTCACGGTTGGGATGTTGTGAATGAAGCCGTTTTGGATAACGGTGAATTGCGTAAAAGTAAGTTTTATGAAATCATAGGTGAAGACTTTATCAGGCTTGCTTTTCAATTTGCTCAAGAGGCAGATCCCAATGCGGAGTTGTATTATAATGACTATTCTACAGCAATTCCTGCTAAAAGAGATGGGATCGTCAAGCTGGTGAAAAACGTGTTAGACTCGGGAGGTCGGGTTGATGCCATTGGGATGCAAGAACATCATGGCTTAGATAATCCTGCTATAGCTGAAGTTGAAAAGACAATCATTGACTTTGCAAGCTTGGGTACAAAAGTAATGGTGACCGAAATGGATATCTCGGTACTTCCTCATGCTCGACCGCACATGGGTGCAGAGATCAGTGAAACATATCAATATAAAAATGAATTAAATCCTTATGTGGATAGTTTGCCTACGGCAATTTCTGCTGCTTTGGCAAATCGTTATGAGGAATTTTTTGGACTATATCTCAAACATGATGACAAAATAACGCGCGTGACAGTATGGGGGGTCGGTGACGGTGACTCATGGAAAAATGGATGGCCTATTCCTGGGCGTACGGATTATCCTTTGTTATTTGATCGTCAATATAAGCCTAAAGCTTTTATAAAGGATATCGTTGAATTAGCAAAACAAAAATAA